Genomic window (Deinococcus yavapaiensis KR-236):
CTGCGTGAAGGCGTCGCCGACGTACGTCCAGTTCACGAGGTCGGTGGACTTGAGGGTGGGCATCAGCCGGAAGTTGAAGTCTCCGTTGGCGTTGGTGTCCTGACCGTTCAGGGGATCGGTGGTGCAGTACAGGTACCACGCGGTGTCGCCGAGCGTCTGACCTTGAATGATGGACGGGTCGGCGCAAGTGTCGACGGTGGTGCCGTTGGGCACGCTGGCGCGCAGCGGATTTCGGTACTTGCCGACTGCGTCGGCGCCGAGCGCGCTCAGGGAAGCGGGAGGCGCGGCGAGCTGCGAGCCGGGAGAAGCCTGCTGCTGACAAGCCGACAGGGTGACTCCGAACGCGAGCGCGCCGAGAAAACCGACGGACGTTCTGAGTGATCGAAAGGACGCCGCAAGATTGGGCATGAGGGACTCCTTGTTGTGATTTCCTTTAACTGTACAGGGCCGCGTGCACGCGGGGCATCGCCGACGGCCCGCCAATCCTTTAGCGTATCCTCACCAAGAAAGGGTGCCGCTTGGGGACACGATCGCGCGTCCACTTGGCGTCACAACGTCTTTTTGAACGTCAAGCTCGCGAGCAGCAAGGTGATCGCCGCGAAGACCGCCAACCCGACGAAGGCGCTCATGAGGTCGCTCAATTCCGCGCCGCGCAGCATGATGCCTCGCACGGCCGACAGGTAGTACTTCAACGGCACGAGCGTGGAGAGCGCCGTGAAGAAGCGGTTGAAGCCTTCGAGGGGCAGCAGGAAGCCGCTGAGGAAGATGCTGGGGATGATGAAGGCGATCGTGGCGAACATCGCTTGAGGTTGCGTGCGCGCCACGGTCGAGATGAGGATGCCGAGCCCGAGGCTGCCGAGCACGAACAGCAGCGCGGCCAGCACGAGCAGCCACACGCTTCCGACGAGCGGCACGCCGAACAGCCAGTGGCCGATGCCAAGGACGAGCGCCGCGTCGGTCGCGCCGAAGGCGAAGTACGGCAGCAACTTGCCGAGGACGACTTCGGCGGGCCGCACCGTCGTGACGATAAGAGCCTCCATGGTGCCCGCCTCGCGCTCGCGCACGATGGCGAGCGCCGTCAGCATCACGCAGATCAGCGTCAGAATCAGGCCCGAGAGGCCGGGAACCATGTACACCGCGCTGCGGTTGTCAGGATTGTAAAGAATCTCGGACGTGAGGCGCGCGGGCAAGCTGAGGGTGCCGGTGGCGGCGCGCACCGCGCCGAGGGCGGCCATGACGTCTTGCATGGCGGACGCCGAGGCGGCGCGAATCTGCGCGGAGAACGCCGGATCGCTGCCGTCCACGGCGAGGGTAATCGGCACGGCCTCTTGCTTGCGCGCGGCTGCCAGCGCTCCCTCGGAAATTTCCAGGACGGCGCGCACGCGTCCCGCCCGTGCCGCGTCGAGCGCGGCTCTGCGCGAAGGCATGGAAATCAACTCGAAGCGGTCGTCGGCGGCGTACGAGGCGAGGATGCGCTCGCTGACACGGTCGCGCGACGCGTCGACCACACCGAGCTTGATGTTCTTGACGTTCGTGTTGAGGGCGTAGCCGAACAGCAGCAGCATCACGATCGGCAGCAGCACGATGAGTCTTGGCAGCACGGCGTCGCGGCGCACGTGCAAGAACTCCTTGCGGGCGACGGCGAGGACGCGGTCGAGCGAACTCGAGGTGTTCACGCTCTCACCTCCGAGCGGGTGGGTCCGGCATACGCGACGAAGACGTCCTCGAGGCTCGGCGTGACTTCTCGCAGTTCGCCGAGGCGCGCGAGGACCGTGGCGGTCCGGGCGTCGTCGGCGACGACGCGCACCTCGTCGCCGATGATCCACGCGCCGGTGACGCCGTCGAGGGCGCGCGCGGCGTGCAGCGTCTCGGCGAGGTGCGGCGTCCTGAGGGCGTAGCGCACGCCCGGCAGTTGCGCGCGCAGTTGCTGCGGCGTGCCTTGAGCGAGCAGGTGGCCGTCGGCGAGCAGGGCGAGTTCCTGGCAGCGTTCGGCTTCGTCCATGTAGTGCGTCGTGACGAACACGGTGGTGCCGCTGGCGGTGAGGTCGTAGATGACGTCCCACAGGTCGCGTCGCGCGACCGGATCGAGGCCGGCGGTCGGCTCGTCGAGGAAAAGCACGCGCGGTTCGTGCACGACGGCGGTGCCGATGCACAGCCGCTGGCGCCATCCACCCGAGAGCTGCGCTGCCTTGTGGGCGCGCCAACGCGCGAGTCCGAGGCGTTCCAGCGTGGCGTTCACGGCGGGGCCGACGTCGCGC
Coding sequences:
- a CDS encoding ABC transporter ATP-binding protein; the encoded protein is MQDTVAIHTEHLSKRYGRTEVIAPLSLTVASGIVFGYLGPNGAGKTTTIRMLSGVLPPSSGTGTVAGASLSDPEAVKARIGYANQAASVYGDLTVEENVRFKAALYLRPRDVGPAVNATLERLGLARWRAHKAAQLSGGWRQRLCIGTAVVHEPRVLFLDEPTAGLDPVARRDLWDVIYDLTASGTTVFVTTHYMDEAERCQELALLADGHLLAQGTPQQLRAQLPGVRYALRTPHLAETLHAARALDGVTGAWIIGDEVRVVADDARTATVLARLGELREVTPSLEDVFVAYAGPTRSEVRA
- a CDS encoding ABC transporter permease; this translates as MNTSSSLDRVLAVARKEFLHVRRDAVLPRLIVLLPIVMLLLFGYALNTNVKNIKLGVVDASRDRVSERILASYAADDRFELISMPSRRAALDAARAGRVRAVLEISEGALAAARKQEAVPITLAVDGSDPAFSAQIRAASASAMQDVMAALGAVRAATGTLSLPARLTSEILYNPDNRSAVYMVPGLSGLILTLICVMLTALAIVREREAGTMEALIVTTVRPAEVVLGKLLPYFAFGATDAALVLGIGHWLFGVPLVGSVWLLVLAALLFVLGSLGLGILISTVARTQPQAMFATIAFIIPSIFLSGFLLPLEGFNRFFTALSTLVPLKYYLSAVRGIMLRGAELSDLMSAFVGLAVFAAITLLLASLTFKKTL